The Punica granatum isolate Tunisia-2019 chromosome 4, ASM765513v2, whole genome shotgun sequence genome has a window encoding:
- the LOC116204554 gene encoding bifunctional dihydrofolate reductase-thymidylate synthase-like, which yields MASDSSVSLPNGNSNGNTEPDRWRTYQVVVAATREMGIGKDGKLPWKLPSDMKFFKELTMGTSEPGKKNAVIMGRKTWESIPSEYRPLAGRLNVVLTRSGSFDIATAENVLICGSMSSAVELLASSPYCLSIEKVFVIGGGEIYREALNAPQCDTIHITEIDASIECDTFIPMVDTSVFQPWYSSFPVVENNTRFAFTTYVRVRSSCAESENGDSVSNGKLDSSKLEIKKFNFLPKMIFDRHEEYMYLKLVEDILLNGTLKDDRTGTGTLSKFGCQMRFNLRRTFPLLTTKKVFWRGVVEELLWFISGSTNTKILQEKGIHIWDGNASREYLDSIGLKEREEGDLGPVYGFQWRHFGARYTNMHADYTGKGFDQLLDVINKIKNNPDDRRIILSAWNPSDLKLMALPPCHVFAQFYVANGELSCQMYQRSADMGLGVPFNIASYALLTRMIAQICDLSAGDFVHVIGDTHVYRTHIRPLQEQLQKAPRPFPILKINPDKKDIDSFVASDFKLLGYDPHEKIDMKMAV from the exons ATGGCGAGTGACTCTTCAGTGAGCCTTCCTAATGGAAATAGCAATGGAAACACTGAGCCTGATCGGTGGAGGACTTACCAGGTCGTTGTTGCAGCTACTCGAGAGATGGGTATTGGCAAGGATGGGAAACTCCCTTGGAAGTTGCCTTCTGACATGAAATTCTTCAAGGAACTCACTATGGGGACCTCAGAACCTGGGAAAAAGAATGCAGTTATAATGGGCAGAAAAACATGGGAAAGTATCCCTTCTGAATATCGACCTCTCGCTGGCCGACTCAACGTTGTTCTGACTCGCTCTGGGAGTTTTGATATTGCAACTGCAGAGAATGTTCTGATATGTGGAAGCATGTCCTCTGCTGTGGAACTGTTGGCTTCATCTCCTTACTGTTTGTCAATCGAGAAAGTCTTTGTCATTGGAGGTGGTGAGATCTATAG AGAAGCTCTCAATGCCCCCCAATGTGATACTATTCATATAACAGAAATCGATGCAAGCATTGAGTGTGACACTTTTATCCCGATGGTAGACACATCTGTCTTTCAGCCCTGGTATTCGTCCTTCCCGGTGGTGGAAAATAATACCCGATTTGCCTTCACTACTTATGTTCGTGTGAGGAGTTCTTGTGCTGAATCTGAGAATGGTGATTCCGTTTCCAATGGCAAACTGGATTCTTCTAAGCTCGAGATAAAGAAATTCAATTTCCTGCCAAAGATGATATTTGATAGACACGAGGAGTACATGTATCTGAAATTGGTTGAGGATATCCTCTTGAACGGCACTCTGAAGGATGACAGGACTGGAACGGGTACCCTATCAAAATTTGGTTGTCAG ATGCGATTCAATTTGCGTAGAACATTTCCTCTCCTGACAACTAAG AAAGTGTTCTGGCGTGGTGTCGTTGAAGAGCTTCTGTGGTTCATCAGTGGTTCAACAAACACTAAG ATTCTTCAGGAAAAGGGAATTCATATATGGGATGGGAATGCATCCCGAGAATACCTTGACAG TATTGGtttgaaagaaagagaagaaggtGACTTGGGTCCCGTATATGGTTTCCAGTGGAGACACTTTGGTGCTCG GTACACAAACATGCATGCTGACTACACTGGCAAAGGATTTGATCAATTGTTGGATGTTATCAATAAGATTAAGAATAACCCCGATGACCGCCGAATTATCCTATCAGCTTGGAATCCTTCCGATCTGAAATTGATGGCACTCCCACCTTGTCATGTGTTTGCACAG TTCTATGTTGCAAATGGAGAGTTGTCTTGTCAAATGTATCAGCGCTCAGCTGACATGGGCTTGGGAGTGCCATTCAATATTGCTTCTTATGCTCTCCTGACTCGCATGATTGCACAAATTTGTG ATCTTTCTGCTGGTGATTTCGTCCATGTTATAGGGGACACGCATGTTTACCGTACTCACATTAGACCTCTTCAGGAGCAGCTTCAGAAAGCTCCGAGACCTTTTCCC ATACTAAAGATCAACCCTGACAAGAAGGATATCGACTCTTTTGTGGCGTCTGATTTCAAACTCTTGGGATACGATCCTCACGAGAAAATCGATATGAAAATGGCAGTATAG